The stretch of DNA GATTACCCGATATCGGTGAAGGTATCCACGAAGGTGAAATCGTAAAGTGGTTTGTTAAGGCTGGGGATACGATTGAAGAAGACGATATACTATGTGAAGTGCAAAACGATAAATCAGTTGTAGAAATCCCATCTCCTGTTAGTGGTACAGTTCTGGAGGTATTAGTGGACGAAGGAACAGTTTCAGTTGTGGGGGACGTCATTGTAAAAATTGATGCACCAGACGCAGAAGAAATGGAATTTAAAGGTGGACATCACGATAATGCGTCAGAAAAAGCGGAAGAAGCCCCTAAAGAAGAAGTTAAACAAGAGGCTGCACCAGCAACTCAAGAAGCAGTAGAAGTTGATGAGAATAGACAAATCAAAGCGATGCCGTCAGTGCGTAAATATGCACGTGACAATCAAGTCAACATTAAAGCTGTAAATGGTACAGGTAAAAATGGTAGAATTACTAAAGAAGATGTAGATGCATACTTAAATGGCGGTGGACAAGAAGTGACATCCGCGCAAGAGACTGCATCAACAGATTCTTCAGAAGGATCAGCGGCAACGACAGCAGCGATTTCGACTGAAGGTGACTTCCCAGAAACAACAGAAAAAATCTCAGCGATGCGTAAGGCAATTGCTAAGGCAATGGTAAACTCTAAACATACTGCACCTCACGTGACTTTAATGGACGAAATCGATGTTCAAGAATTATGGGATCACCGTAAGAAATTTAAAGAAATTGCTGCAGAACAAGGTACAAAATTGACTTTCTTACCTTATGTGGTTAAAGCATTAGTTTCTGCATTGAAAAAATATCCAGCACTGAACACATCATTCAACGAAGAAGCTGGTGAAGTGGTTCATAAGCACTACTGGAATATCGGTATTGCTGCAGATACAGAAAGAGGTTTGTTAGTTCCAGTGATTAAACACGCTGATCGTAAATCAATGTTCCAAATCTCAGATGAAATTAACGAATTGGCTGTAAAAGCACGTGAAGGTAAATTAACTTCTGATGAAATGAAAGGTGCAACATGTACAATTAGTAACATCGGTTCAGCAGGTGGTCAATGGTTTACACCAGTTATTAATCACCCAGAAGTTGCAATTTTGGGTATTGGCCGTATTGCACAAAAACCTATCGTTAAAGATGGCGAAATCATTGCAGCACCAGTGTTAGCATTGTCATTAAGCTTTGACCATAGACAAATTGATGGCGCAACAGGTCAAAATGCAATGAATCACATTAAACGTCTATTAAACAATCCAGAATTATTATTAATGGAGGGGTAAAATTATGGTAGTTGGAGATTTTCCAATTGAAACAGATACTATTGTCATTGGGGCAGGTCCTGGTGGTTATGTTGCAGCAATTCGTGCAGCACAATTAGGTCAAAAAGTAACCATCGTTGAGAAAGGTAATTTAGGTGGCGTATGCTTAAATGTGGGATGTATCCCTTCAAAAGCACTACTCAATGTTTCTCATCGTTTTGAACAAGCACAACATGGGGATGACCTAGGTGTGACTGCAGAAAACGTCACTTTAGATTTCAACAAAGTGCAATCGTTTAAAGGTTCAGTAGTGAATAAATTAACAAGCGGTGTTGAATCGCTATTAAAAGGTAACAAAGTTGAAATCGTGAAAGGTGAGGCGTATTTTGTTGATGCCCATAGTTTACGTGTAATGGACGAAAAGAGTGCGCAAACGTATAACTTTAAAAATGCGATTGTTGCAACAGGTTCACGTCCTATCCAAATCCCTAATTTTGAATTTGGCGGTCGTGTGCTCGATTCGACAGGCGCATTAAACCTTGAAGAAGTTCCTGAAAAATTAGTTGTCGTTGGTGGCGGCTATATCGGTTCAGAGTTAGGTACAGCGTATGCAAACTTTGGTTCAGAAGTGACAATTCTTGAAGGTGCTAAAGAAATCTTAGGTGGTTTCGAAAAACAAATGGTAGCCCCTGTTAAAAAAGAAATGAAAGCCAAAGGAATGAAGATTGAAACTGAAGCCTTAGCCAAATCTGCTGAAGAAACAGAAAACGGCGTTAAAGTCACTTATGAAGTGAAAGGTGAAGAAAAAGTCATTGAAGCGGATTACGTATTAGTGACTGTCGGTCGTCGTCCAAATACAGACGAACTTGGTTTAGAAGAAGTGGGTGTGAAATTAACTGATCGTGGATTAGTTGAAGTAGACAAACAAAGTCGTTCGTCTGTGGATAGTATCTATGCAATTGGTGATATCGTACCGGGTCTCCCTCTTGCACATAAAGCAAGTTACGAAGCTAAAGTCGCAGCTGAAGCGATTGCAGGACAAAATTCAGAAGTGGATTATATTGGTATGCCAGCAGTATGTTTCACTGAGCCAGAATTAGCGCAAG from Staphylococcus lutrae encodes:
- the lpdA gene encoding dihydrolipoyl dehydrogenase, producing the protein MVVGDFPIETDTIVIGAGPGGYVAAIRAAQLGQKVTIVEKGNLGGVCLNVGCIPSKALLNVSHRFEQAQHGDDLGVTAENVTLDFNKVQSFKGSVVNKLTSGVESLLKGNKVEIVKGEAYFVDAHSLRVMDEKSAQTYNFKNAIVATGSRPIQIPNFEFGGRVLDSTGALNLEEVPEKLVVVGGGYIGSELGTAYANFGSEVTILEGAKEILGGFEKQMVAPVKKEMKAKGMKIETEALAKSAEETENGVKVTYEVKGEEKVIEADYVLVTVGRRPNTDELGLEEVGVKLTDRGLVEVDKQSRSSVDSIYAIGDIVPGLPLAHKASYEAKVAAEAIAGQNSEVDYIGMPAVCFTEPELAQVGYTEAEAKEEGLAYKASKFPYQANGRALSLNDTNGFVKLITLKEDDTLIGAQVVGTNASDVIAELGLAIEAGMNAEDIALTVHAHPTLGEMSMEAAEKAIGLPIHTM
- a CDS encoding dihydrolipoamide acetyltransferase family protein, whose amino-acid sequence is MAFEFRLPDIGEGIHEGEIVKWFVKAGDTIEEDDILCEVQNDKSVVEIPSPVSGTVLEVLVDEGTVSVVGDVIVKIDAPDAEEMEFKGGHHDNASEKAEEAPKEEVKQEAAPATQEAVEVDENRQIKAMPSVRKYARDNQVNIKAVNGTGKNGRITKEDVDAYLNGGGQEVTSAQETASTDSSEGSAATTAAISTEGDFPETTEKISAMRKAIAKAMVNSKHTAPHVTLMDEIDVQELWDHRKKFKEIAAEQGTKLTFLPYVVKALVSALKKYPALNTSFNEEAGEVVHKHYWNIGIAADTERGLLVPVIKHADRKSMFQISDEINELAVKAREGKLTSDEMKGATCTISNIGSAGGQWFTPVINHPEVAILGIGRIAQKPIVKDGEIIAAPVLALSLSFDHRQIDGATGQNAMNHIKRLLNNPELLLMEG